The following DNA comes from Flavobacteriales bacterium.
GTTTCCGATAATACCTTAAGGATCTCCAATAACATGATCAGCCTGTTGACACCGGTGATTCTGGACATTTCCTGAATCATCGAATGGCACTTGTCACGGGCCTTTCCCTTAAAGATAATCCCCCTGGAAGCGTCTTCCACCAAGCGGCTTACAGAAGCCATTTCGGGCAAGCCCATAAAAACATCTCCCAGTTCCATCGTGCTGAAGTATACGGATGTTCCGTGGGATATGAGTCGTGATCCAGGTTCATAATATGCTTCATCGCTTCGCACAACGTGGGGAAGGTTGGCTCCTAACATAAACACATCGCCCGGGCCGAAGCGCTTAATGCGATCGCCCACAATCAACGTTCCCTCTCCGGAAACGAGCCCGGTGATCTGAACCTCAGGATGGTAATGAAGATGATCAAAGAAATAGGCTGACCGGTCCACTTGTACGTGAATGGACTTCTCTTTGGTCTTTGGGTTTTGGAAAAATATCGGTTTCATGCTAATATAGTAGCAAATATAGGGGATTTTCCGCTACAAAATAACCGATTGAGCTAATTTAGTATATGGATTGGTTAATTCCGTGGAGGCATTTGGGTACTCTCTTTTGTACCTTGGTCATGCCGAAAATACTTAAGGATTTTTTGCATTTCAATCAATGGTGGTTGAGGCGGGCCTCAGGGTTGCCTTATGCTATAAAGATAATATGTAGGGAAATATAATA
Coding sequences within:
- a CDS encoding helix-turn-helix domain-containing protein — encoded protein: MKPIFFQNPKTKEKSIHVQVDRSAYFFDHLHYHPEVQITGLVSGEGTLIVGDRIKRFGPGDVFMLGANLPHVVRSDEAYYEPGSRLISHGTSVYFSTMELGDVFMGLPEMASVSRLVEDASRGIIFKGKARDKCHSMIQEMSRITGVNRLIMLLEILKVLSETDEYEFLSSVAIGKQGKETDNKRMKDTLAYMFNHYQEDIKLEDVAAVANMSTTAFCRYFKQRTRKTFSSFLNEIRIANACKMLTSSSMSISQICYQSGFNNVANFNRQFKRINNLTPSEYLKKFRRPEM